Proteins found in one Lysinibacillus fusiformis genomic segment:
- a CDS encoding serine hydrolase domain-containing protein — MSMCQSQTVRMMNSFEDLIKKEYSNIAGIAIRKDNHLIYEKYFDGYTQDDALHIASVTKSIIAILIGMAIDKGYMKNIEQHVLDFFPNYTVKRGEKTIQNITIANLLSMTAPYKYKSEPYTKVYTSDDWVKAALDLLGGKGSIGEFNYSTVGTHILSGVLTNATGQSVLDFATESLFKPLAIKAPTNTTIQNKEDYFAFLKDKYVTGWIVDPKEVNTAGWGLTLTTRDMAKIGQLYLNGGVWNGRQILSSQWIENSTKVQSRSGELSYGYLWWILDDCYAALGDGGNVTFINPQKKMVISIASRFMPRAKNRVELIRKHMMPLFE; from the coding sequence ATGTCAATGTGTCAATCCCAAACAGTCAGAATGATGAATAGCTTTGAAGATTTAATAAAAAAAGAGTATTCCAATATAGCAGGCATTGCTATTAGAAAAGATAATCATCTAATTTACGAAAAATATTTTGATGGGTACACCCAAGATGATGCTTTGCATATAGCATCTGTCACTAAAAGTATCATAGCCATTCTTATTGGTATGGCAATCGATAAAGGATATATGAAAAATATAGAACAGCATGTATTAGATTTTTTTCCGAATTACACAGTGAAGCGTGGCGAAAAAACCATTCAAAATATCACTATAGCCAATTTATTGTCAATGACTGCACCTTATAAATACAAATCAGAGCCATATACGAAAGTATATACAAGTGATGACTGGGTAAAAGCTGCATTGGATTTGTTAGGGGGCAAAGGTAGTATTGGGGAATTTAACTATTCTACCGTTGGCACACATATTTTATCAGGTGTTCTTACAAATGCCACTGGTCAATCTGTTCTTGATTTCGCTACAGAGAGTCTGTTTAAACCTCTTGCAATCAAAGCTCCCACTAATACAACTATACAAAATAAAGAAGACTATTTCGCTTTTCTGAAGGATAAATATGTCACTGGCTGGATAGTAGATCCTAAGGAAGTAAATACCGCTGGTTGGGGACTTACGTTAACGACCCGGGATATGGCCAAAATAGGTCAGCTCTATTTAAATGGGGGTGTATGGAACGGTCGCCAAATTCTTTCTTCTCAATGGATAGAGAACAGCACAAAAGTACAAAGTCGATCAGGAGAGCTGTCCTATGGTTATTTGTGGTGGATACTTGATGATTGCTATGCAGCTTTGGGAGATGGTGGAAATGTAACTTTCATAAATCCTCAAAAGAAGATGGTCATTTCGATTGCTTCGCGCTTTATGCCACGTGCCAAGAATCGTGTTGAATTGATTAGAAAACATATGATGCCATTGTTTGAATAA